One Helicoverpa armigera isolate CAAS_96S chromosome 1, ASM3070526v1, whole genome shotgun sequence genomic window carries:
- the LOC110374262 gene encoding secernin-3 has product MFSKLPKSCDTFVVLPPLTKNNLVVFGKNSDRPQHEVQEVVLIKGGIRDPKLKCTYITIEESSAPVNTVILSKPAWMWGAEMGANDKNVVIGNEAVWTNNNEGEGDARPKRLLGMDLVRLGLERADTAEAALDVITSLLEKYGQGGPCSEHDDSHFYHNSFLIADPKEAWVLETSGKLWAAEKLKSGYRNISNGLTITTKIDKQSENLLEKAKRMGLWDGQSEFNFTRCFSSGGDELRQQEGERLLKEASVSSAFEVRDMMNILRHKDSRICRSCDDTFPTQGSQVSCISGTGISVHWFTATPDPSVSYFKPFVFTQKAQASPHMVSPDEPLREHLLYKLHKENIAKGDNEKLTKSLQKYEEEYIEKMEKYLNNLPAGQNTVDDLDNLLKGCVETELSLYK; this is encoded by the exons atgttttctaaactGCCGAAATCATGCGATACGTTCGTTGTACTGCCGCCGTTGACCAAAAACAATTTAGTGGTGTTTGGAAAGAACTCAGATCGTCCACAGCATGAAGTACAGGAAGTGGTTCTAATAAAGGGTGGAATCAGGGATCCAAAACTCAAG TGTACTTATATAACCATAGAGGAGAGTTCCGCGCCAGTGAACACAGTCATTCTAAGTAAACCTGCATGGATGTGGGGAGCTGAGATGGGGGCTAATGACAAGAACGTGGTGATCGGCAATGAAGCCGTGTGGACCAATAATAATGAAGGAGAGGGTGATGCTAGACCTAAACGCCTGTTGGGCATGGATTTAGTGCG ACTAGGTTTAGAGAGAGCAGATACGGCAGAAGCAGCATTGGATGTTATTACTTCTCTTCTTGAGAAGTATGGTCAAGGAGGACCATGCTCTGAGCATGATGACAGTCACTTCTATCACAACTCGTTCTTAATCGCTGACCCCAAAGAGGCTTGGGTTCTTGAAACCAGTGGCAAACTGTGGGCTgctgaaaaattaaaaagtggCTACAGAAATATTTCTAATGGGCTCACAATAACTACCAAAATTGATAAACAGTCTGAAAATTTGTTGGAGAAAGCTAAGCGCATGGGCCTGTGGGATGGTCAA aGTGAATTCAACTTCACAAGATGTTTTTCATCGGGTGGTGATGAACTGAGGCAGCAAGAAGGAGAGAGGTTGTTAAAAGAGGCAAGTGTGTCATCTGCATTTGAAGTAAGGGAcatgatgaatattttgagacaTAAGGACAGCCGTATTTGCAGAAGTTGTGATGACACTTTTCCTACTCAAGGAAGTCAG GTTTCATGTATCTCAGGGACAGGCATAAGTGTGCATTGGTTCACTGCCACACCAGATCCGAGTGTGTCATATTTCAAGCCTTTTGTATTTACCCAGAAGGCCCAAGCCTCTCCACATATGGTCAGCCCTGATGAG CCACTTAGAGAACATCTCCTATATAAACTACATAAAGAAAACATTGCAAAGGGGGACAACGAAAAACTAACCAAGAGTCTCCAAAAATATGAAGAggaatatattgaaaaaatggaaaagtatttaaataatctcCCTGCCGGCCAAAACACTGTTGATGATCTTGACAATCTACTCAAAGGCTGTGTGGAGACTGAATTGAgcttgtataaataa